Proteins from a genomic interval of Garra rufa chromosome 4, GarRuf1.0, whole genome shotgun sequence:
- the LOC141333931 gene encoding lymphocyte antigen 6D-like codes for MDLQISVFLLFLLFTAGHSLRCYKCNNLLGACADPTVETCPSGPYQCFKITTVVQADSAKRTRTLKGCATDCKPRSEQMLTGSISTQCCDSDLCNAADGMFKGSFLLLLSPLFFYFLFQ; via the exons ATGGATCTGCAGATCTCAGTTTTTCTTCTGTTCTTGCTTTTTACTGCAG GACATTCTCTCAGGTGTTACAAGTGCAACAATCTGTTAGGTGCTTGTGCAGATCCAACGGTAGAAACATGTCCCAGTGGACCTTACCAATGCTTCAAGATAACAACAGTGGTGCAAGCTG ATTCCGCTAAGAGGACCAGAACACTTAAAGGGTGTGCTACTGACTGTAAACCTAGGTCCGAACAGATGTTAACTGGAAGCATATCTACCCAGTGCTGTGACTCTGACCTTTGCAATGCAGCAG ATGGAATGTTTAAAGGAAGCTTCCTCCTGCTGTTGTCTCCTCTGTTCTTCTACTTCCTGTTTCAGTGA